ACAACGGAAGAAGTAGCAAAGCGATTAAAAGTATCAAAATTAACTGTATACGACCTAATTAAAAAAGGAGAACTTCCTTCTTATAGGGTTGGTAGACAAATGCGTATTGATGCAGCGGATTTAGAACAATATATCAAGCAAATGAAAACAGGTAAGGTGCAATTTACTTCTGTAAAGAAGGACGAAATTAGTAGTTCGAATACACGCATCATTAGTGGTCAAGAACTAACGTTAGATATGTTGGCAAAACATATAGAAAATCGTCTACCAAATTCGAATATATTAAGAGCATATCAAGGTAGTTTAACGAGTTTAGTGAAGATGTACCAAGGAGAAGGAAGCGTCGTTAGTTTGCATTTATTTGATGGCGAAACAGGTACATATAATGTTCCTTACGTAAAACGTATTTTAGTTGGACAACCATATATTATGATTAATTTATTAGCGAGAAATGTTGGATTTTATGTGCAAAAAGGGAATCCACAAAATATAAAAACATGGGCTGATTTAGCTCAGTCATCTATACGATTTGTAAATCGAGAAAAAGGTTCTGGTATTAGGGTGTTAGTGGATGAGCAATTGCGAATTCAAAAATTAAGTAAAGATATTAACGGGTATGAATGGGAAGAATCGAATCATCTTGGTGTTGCCTCGCAAGTCGCGAATGGAAAAGCTGATGTTGGGGTAGGTTCAGAAAAGTTTTCCCAAATTATGAACGTAGACTTTATTCCGATAATGAAAGAGCAGTATGATTTAGTACTTCTGAAGAATAAAGAAAATGAGGAACTTATTGAGGTTATAAAAGGGATTTTGCAATCTGAAGAGTTTCACAATGAATTAAAAGCAATTGGTGGATATGATATAAGCAAAACAGGCCAAATTATATATGAAACAAACTAAAAGGCTGCTTGTCTATAAGACGAGCAGCTTTTTCTATATATAAAGGGGTTTGGGGAAACGAATTGTTAAATAAGACTTTGAGCAAGTGTGTAAATGAAAGCCGTAAGAAGAGCTGTTCCACTTGCAAGTCCGATAAAGTGAAACTTTAATCAGTGGGGATTTTCTTCATCCCCCACTGATTATTAGTTGAACCAATCGGGCTTTTACGGGCAGTTGATCCCCTGCCTAACTTCCTTGCTTTCGCTGAATTTTGAGGTAGGGGTCTTACTGCCCGTTAATGCGGGATAAAGTCTGATTTGTTAAATGGTAGTTGCAGCTATTGAATTAACTTACAGAAGGATCATACTTTTGTATGATTAAAAAAGATCAGTAGATGATTTAGAAAAAATTGTTAGTAACATTACTATATAAGTTGATTCTTGTTTATAATAGATTGGTAAGAATAATTTGGAAAAATAAGTGTTAAAAGGGGATATGTAATGGAAAGTGAGTTACCACAATGGTTGTCAAAACTAAATGATGAATTAGATCAAATAGAAAATGAATTAGTAGATGACAAGACATTTCAGAAAAACCTTCGACAAATTAGAGAATTAAAAAGCGACATAAATAGTAATCCTATCATTATGATTGCTGGGGAGTTTAATGCGGGAAAATCCACCTTTATTAATGCTTTATTAGGTGAGGAGATTTTAACTTCGGAGATAACACCAGCAACAGCAGTTGTAACAGTTTTAAAATACGGAGAAGTTAGAGGAATAACTGCGTATTTTAAAAATGGAGATTGTAAAACATATAGTATTGAGAAATTAGCTACTATTTCATCTGAAGGGGAACAAAATGGTGCATTTATCCGTAAGAGTCTAAACTTTTTGGAGATAACACTGCCAAGTGAGATTCTAAAACAGGTTACGTTAGTTGATACTCCTGGATTAAACTCGTCAAATTTATTACATACAGAAGCTACAGAGATGTTTATGCGACGGGCTGATTTGGCAATTTGGTTATTCTCATATTTAAATGTTGGATCTTCTACAGAGATTAATCAAATAAATAAATTAAAAGACTACGGACTACAAACGACAGGGATTATTAATCAAATTGATCATCATGATGATGAAGAGGAACCATTAGAAGACTTTATTATGGATACAAAGAGACGGTTACCGATGCTTCAAAATTTAATAGGAGTTTCAGCTCGTAACGCATTAAAAGGGAAAGTGGAAAATGATGCTGAGCAGATGAATTGGAGCAATTGGAGAGAATTAGAGAATTGGTTGGACAATGTACAATTTGATCCTTATTTGAAAGAGAAGAAGGCTTATGTAGGGTTAACCGATACTTTAAAAGAAATACAGCATTGTATAGAAAATGAAAAGCAAAAACTAAACTTTTTAGAATCGCAAGGGAAGATAAATCAATTGATTTTTGAAATGATTCCTAACCTAGATAGGAAATATGATAATGGGATACAGTCCCTGAATAAAGTAAAAGATTTTGCTCATACTATTAATATACTTAATAATAAAAAATATTCTGTTGGGGAGATAGTGGAGAGTTCACAAAAAATTAGTGCTCTATTAAATCAACAATCGGAACTTATTTCAGAACTGAATCTCGTTGAAGAGGTAAATAAGTTTAATAGGTTTAATGAAGAAAAAATAAATGTAGGTAAAGAATTATTTTACCTGATTAATAATATAGGTGAAGAAGAATTAAAACAGTTGAAAGTGGGATTAAGCAACGAAAGAAATCAGTTGTTAGATGATTATAAGGAAT
This Bacillus mycoides DNA region includes the following protein-coding sequences:
- a CDS encoding helix-turn-helix transcriptional regulator; protein product: MKEESEESSMDHHSYTTEEVAKRLKVSKLTVYDLIKKGELPSYRVGRQMRIDAADLEQYIKQMKTGKVQFTSVKKDEISSSNTRIISGQELTLDMLAKHIENRLPNSNILRAYQGSLTSLVKMYQGEGSVVSLHLFDGETGTYNVPYVKRILVGQPYIMINLLARNVGFYVQKGNPQNIKTWADLAQSSIRFVNREKGSGIRVLVDEQLRIQKLSKDINGYEWEESNHLGVASQVANGKADVGVGSEKFSQIMNVDFIPIMKEQYDLVLLKNKENEELIEVIKGILQSEEFHNELKAIGGYDISKTGQIIYETN